One stretch of Methylopila sp. 73B DNA includes these proteins:
- a CDS encoding arginyltransferase, producing MTAHSRDTPQFYLTAPSPCPYLKGQFERKVFTHLVGENAAHLNDLLTHGGFRRSQTIAYRPACESCRACVSVRVRVDDFVWTKAFRRNRALNSDLVGADVGANPTSEQYSLFRAYLDHRHSDGGMADMTVLDYASMVEDSHVRTRLTEYRRRSPDTAINGRGAGPLHAVALVDRLSDGLSLVYSFYDPEQRDRGLGTHVILDHVQRAKALGLPYLYLGYWVSGSNKMDYKRRFRPQEHLSPIGWTLLND from the coding sequence GTGACCGCCCATTCGCGCGACACGCCGCAGTTCTACCTTACCGCTCCGTCGCCCTGCCCCTATCTCAAGGGGCAGTTCGAGCGAAAGGTCTTCACCCACCTCGTGGGCGAGAACGCCGCGCACCTGAACGATCTGCTGACCCACGGCGGCTTCCGCCGGAGCCAGACGATCGCCTATCGCCCGGCCTGCGAAAGCTGCCGGGCCTGCGTATCCGTGCGGGTGCGGGTCGACGACTTCGTGTGGACCAAGGCTTTCCGTCGAAACCGCGCCCTGAACTCCGACCTCGTCGGAGCGGATGTCGGCGCCAATCCGACCTCCGAACAGTACTCGCTGTTCCGCGCCTATCTCGACCACCGCCATTCCGACGGCGGCATGGCCGACATGACGGTGCTCGACTACGCCAGCATGGTCGAGGACAGCCACGTCCGCACGCGGCTGACGGAGTACCGCCGCCGGAGCCCGGACACCGCCATCAACGGCCGCGGCGCCGGCCCGCTCCACGCCGTGGCGCTGGTGGACCGGCTCTCGGACGGCCTCTCGCTGGTCTACTCGTTCTACGATCCCGAGCAGCGCGACCGCGGACTCGGCACCCACGTGATCCTCGACCACGTCCAGCGCGCCAAGGCGCTCGGCCTGCCGTACCTCTACCTCGGCTACTGGGTCTCGGGCTCCAACAAGATGGACTACAAGCGCCGCTTCCGCCCGCAGGAACATCTGAGCCCGATCGGCTGGACCCTGCTGAACGACTGA
- a CDS encoding aminodeoxychorismate/anthranilate synthase component II: protein MTAVTLIDNYDSFTWNVVHAIGSLGAEVSVRRNDKTTVDEVMATRPDAIVISPGPCTPHEAGISCALIERAAAEGVPVFGVCLGHQAIGEVFGGAVVRAPVPVHGKLARVNHANGGVFRGINGPLRATRYHSLVVRRDDLPAALEVTAETDDGLIMGLSHRSLPIHGVQFHPESIASEHGATIFANFLEDARRWNAERRSPARLAG, encoded by the coding sequence ATGACCGCCGTCACCCTGATCGATAACTACGACAGCTTCACCTGGAACGTGGTGCACGCGATCGGATCGCTCGGCGCCGAGGTCTCCGTGCGGCGCAACGACAAAACGACCGTCGACGAGGTGATGGCGACGCGCCCCGACGCCATCGTCATATCGCCCGGTCCCTGCACCCCGCACGAGGCCGGCATCTCCTGCGCGCTGATCGAGCGCGCGGCGGCGGAAGGCGTGCCGGTGTTCGGCGTCTGCCTCGGCCATCAAGCGATCGGGGAGGTTTTCGGCGGCGCGGTGGTGCGCGCGCCGGTCCCGGTGCACGGAAAGCTCGCCCGCGTGAACCACGCGAACGGCGGCGTGTTCCGCGGCATAAACGGACCGCTGCGCGCCACCCGCTACCACTCGCTGGTGGTGCGTCGGGACGACCTCCCCGCGGCGCTTGAGGTGACGGCCGAGACCGACGACGGCCTGATCATGGGCCTGTCGCACCGCTCGCTTCCGATCCACGGCGTGCAGTTCCACCCGGAATCCATCGCCTCCGAGCACGGCGCGACCATCTTCGCGAACTTCCTCGAGGACGCGCGCCGCTGGAACGCCGAGCGCCGTTCTCCCGCCCGCCTCGCCGGCTGA
- the trpD gene encoding anthranilate phosphoribosyltransferase, translated as MDNFKAVIAHVADGRTLDRAGAEAAFDHIMSGEATPAQIGAFLMALRLRGETVDEIAGAVATMRAKMTPVAAPVDAVDVVGTGGDGAGSVNVSTCAAFVVAGCGVTVAKHGNRALSSKSGSADVLKALGVNVDASPELIGRCIAEAGVGFMFAPNHHAAMRHVGPARTELGVRTIFNLLGPLSNPAGVRRQMVGVFAAKWVEPIAEALARLGSERAWVVHGSDGLDEITTSGPTLVAELRDGAVRNFNVSPEDAGLSRHAPEALKGGDAEANAVALRAVLDGAKGAYRDVSILNAAATLIVAGRAETLADGAAMAADAIDSGGAYSRLDALVRVSNEG; from the coding sequence ATGGACAACTTCAAGGCGGTCATCGCCCACGTCGCGGACGGCCGCACGCTCGACCGGGCGGGGGCCGAAGCGGCCTTCGACCACATCATGTCGGGCGAGGCGACGCCGGCGCAGATCGGCGCCTTCCTGATGGCGCTGCGCCTGCGTGGCGAGACGGTGGACGAGATCGCCGGCGCCGTCGCGACCATGCGGGCCAAGATGACGCCGGTCGCAGCTCCGGTCGACGCCGTCGATGTGGTCGGCACCGGCGGCGACGGCGCGGGCTCCGTCAACGTCTCCACCTGCGCGGCCTTCGTGGTGGCGGGCTGCGGCGTCACGGTCGCCAAGCACGGCAACCGGGCGCTGTCGTCGAAGTCCGGCTCGGCGGACGTGCTGAAGGCGCTCGGCGTCAACGTCGACGCCTCGCCGGAGCTCATCGGGCGCTGCATCGCGGAGGCTGGCGTCGGCTTTATGTTCGCGCCGAACCACCACGCCGCCATGCGCCATGTGGGCCCGGCCCGGACGGAGCTTGGCGTGCGCACGATCTTCAACCTGCTTGGGCCGCTGTCGAACCCCGCAGGCGTGCGGCGGCAGATGGTCGGCGTGTTCGCCGCCAAATGGGTCGAGCCGATCGCCGAGGCGCTCGCCCGGCTGGGGTCGGAGCGCGCCTGGGTGGTGCACGGCTCCGACGGGCTCGACGAGATCACCACCTCCGGCCCGACGCTGGTCGCGGAGCTGCGCGACGGCGCGGTGCGTAACTTCAACGTGTCCCCGGAGGACGCCGGCCTGTCGCGGCATGCGCCCGAGGCGCTCAAAGGCGGCGACGCGGAAGCGAACGCGGTCGCGCTGCGCGCGGTGCTCGACGGCGCCAAGGGCGCCTATCGCGACGTCTCCATCCTCAACGCCGCGGCGACGCTGATCGTCGCCGGGCGGGCCGAGACCCTTGCGGACGGCGCCGCCATGGCGGCCGACGCGATCGACAGCGGCGGCGCCTACTCCCGCCTCGACGCGCTGGTGCGGGTGTCGAACGAGGGCTAA